In a single window of the Streptomyces sp. NBC_00353 genome:
- a CDS encoding nucleoside triphosphate pyrophosphohydrolase gives MNAEDPGRIVLLTASHRVAPGLLSWPAWQTLHAADRVLCAEQDQPQLPYLREAGVTVEHAAPTAQELVDACAGGRTVVVVTGGEGNQPLTDGLARLAGSGRVQMPNLELLPGSYDLPGARLLDLVQVMDRIRAECPWTSQKTHQGLAKYAIEEAYELVEAIEDGDRDELREELGDVLLQVVFHARIAEEDEDQPFSVDDVAATLVEKLIHRHPHVFGDETAETPEDVHAHWLRTKAIEKQRDSVTDGVPLGQPGLALAAKLAGRVRTAGLDVALPAGDGIGYELLALAVRAEQDGTDPEAALRAAGRAYRDAILEAEGNG, from the coding sequence GTGAACGCTGAAGATCCCGGTCGTATCGTCCTGCTCACCGCCAGCCACCGGGTCGCGCCGGGGTTGCTGTCCTGGCCGGCCTGGCAGACGCTGCACGCCGCCGACCGGGTGCTCTGCGCCGAGCAGGACCAACCGCAGCTGCCGTATCTGCGCGAGGCGGGCGTCACCGTCGAACACGCCGCGCCCACCGCGCAGGAGCTCGTCGACGCCTGCGCGGGCGGCCGGACCGTCGTGGTCGTCACCGGCGGTGAGGGAAACCAGCCGCTGACGGACGGGCTGGCCCGGCTCGCCGGATCGGGCCGGGTACAGATGCCGAACCTGGAGCTGCTGCCCGGTTCGTACGATCTGCCGGGCGCCCGTCTCCTCGATCTCGTCCAGGTCATGGACCGGATCAGGGCCGAGTGCCCCTGGACGTCGCAGAAGACCCATCAGGGGCTCGCCAAGTACGCCATCGAGGAGGCGTACGAACTGGTCGAGGCGATCGAGGACGGCGACCGCGACGAGCTGCGCGAGGAACTCGGGGACGTGCTCCTTCAGGTCGTCTTCCATGCCAGGATCGCGGAGGAGGACGAGGACCAGCCGTTCTCCGTCGACGATGTCGCGGCCACCCTCGTCGAGAAGCTGATCCATCGCCACCCGCATGTCTTCGGTGACGAGACCGCCGAGACCCCGGAGGACGTGCACGCGCACTGGCTGCGCACCAAGGCCATCGAGAAGCAGCGCGACTCGGTCACCGACGGCGTGCCGCTCGGCCAGCCCGGTCTGGCGCTGGCGGCGAAGCTCGCCGGCCGGGTCCGTACCGCCGGACTCGATGTGGCGCTCCCCGCGGGGGACGGCATCGGGTACGAGCTCCTCGCCCTCGCCGTACGCGCGGAACAGGACGGCACCGACCCCGAGGCCGCGCTGCGCGCCGCCGGTCGTGCCTACCGGGACGCGATCCTCGAGGCGGAGGGCAACGGATAA
- a CDS encoding cytochrome P450 family protein translates to MNDSPADTPATSPADAPADGPELFTWEFATDPYPAYAWLREHSPVHRTALPSGVEAWLVTRYADARQALADTRLSKNPAHHDEPAHAKGKTGIPGERKAELMTHLLNIDPPDHTRLRRLVSKAFTPRRVAEFAPRVQELTDRLIDNFIEEGSADLIHDFAFPLPIYAICDLLGVPREDQDDFRDWAGMMIRHGGGPRGGVARSVKKMRGYLAELIHRKRENPGDDLISGLIRASDHGEHLTENEAAAMAFILLFAGFETTVNLIGNGVYALLRNPEQRERLQRSLDAGETGLLETGIEELLRYDGPVELATWRFATEPLVLGGRRIAAGDPVLVVLAAADRDPERFADPDILDLSRRDNQHLGYGHGIHYCLGAPLARLEGQAALATLLRRLPDLRLAVEPTDLRWRGGLIMRGLRTLPVEFDPGHRPDEGDALSTP, encoded by the coding sequence GTGAACGACAGCCCCGCCGACACCCCTGCCACCAGCCCCGCCGACGCTCCTGCGGACGGCCCCGAACTCTTCACATGGGAGTTCGCGACCGACCCGTACCCGGCCTACGCCTGGCTGCGCGAGCACAGCCCCGTGCACCGCACCGCGCTGCCCAGCGGGGTCGAGGCATGGCTGGTGACGAGGTACGCGGATGCCCGGCAGGCCCTCGCCGACACCCGGCTCTCCAAGAACCCGGCGCACCATGACGAGCCGGCGCACGCCAAGGGGAAGACCGGCATCCCGGGCGAGCGCAAGGCCGAGCTGATGACGCATCTGCTGAACATCGACCCGCCCGACCACACCCGGCTGCGCCGCCTCGTATCGAAGGCGTTCACGCCGCGCCGGGTCGCGGAGTTCGCGCCGCGTGTGCAGGAGCTGACGGACCGCCTCATCGACAACTTCATCGAGGAGGGGAGCGCGGACCTCATCCACGACTTCGCGTTCCCGCTCCCCATCTACGCGATCTGCGATCTGCTCGGCGTTCCGCGCGAGGACCAGGACGACTTCCGGGACTGGGCGGGCATGATGATCCGCCACGGCGGCGGGCCGCGCGGCGGGGTGGCGCGGTCGGTGAAGAAGATGCGCGGCTATCTCGCCGAACTCATCCACCGGAAGCGGGAGAACCCCGGGGACGATCTGATCTCGGGGCTGATCCGGGCCAGCGACCACGGCGAGCACCTCACCGAGAACGAGGCCGCCGCCATGGCCTTCATCCTCCTCTTCGCCGGCTTCGAGACGACGGTCAACCTGATCGGCAACGGGGTGTACGCCCTGCTGCGCAATCCCGAGCAGCGGGAGCGGCTGCAGCGCTCGCTCGACGCGGGGGAGACCGGGCTGCTGGAGACCGGCATCGAGGAACTGCTGCGGTACGACGGTCCGGTGGAGCTGGCGACCTGGCGGTTCGCCACCGAACCGCTGGTGCTCGGCGGCCGGCGGATCGCGGCGGGCGATCCCGTACTGGTGGTGCTCGCCGCCGCGGACCGGGATCCGGAACGGTTCGCCGACCCCGACATTCTCGACCTCTCCCGGCGTGACAATCAGCACCTCGGCTACGGGCACGGCATCCACTACTGCCTGGGGGCGCCGCTCGCCCGACTGGAGGGACAGGCCGCGCTGGCCACGCTGCTGAGGCGCCTCCCGGACCTGCGTCTTGCGGTGGAACCTACCGATTTGCGGTGGCGCGGAGGGCTCATCATGCGCGGACTGCGCACTCTTCCCGTGGAGTTCGATCCCGGACATCGCCCGGATGAAGGTGACGCTCTGTCAACTCCGTGA
- a CDS encoding transglycosylase family protein produces MGSANGRHRRPRQAPAIVVAAGVTGSAIAIPLLGAAGVHAADAATWDRVAECESGGMWSADLGNGFYGGLQFSQDTWKSYGGEAYASRADLASRSQQIAVAEKVLDDQGPRAWPSCAVISGLTVDGTLPGVDPGGLLSADPTQSADPSDEASDEASPSGGSKSASAKSSEKASGKASGKASGKASSESSSDVSDTSGSADSSLSSGSSGSEAGGKHRGAPAPEVSQGAGTGGDRDSGRHASRGNSDGRDTRGSAADGTYTVRPGDNLWAIADAQKVHGGWPALYEANKSAVGDDPDLILPGQSLDLGVKAE; encoded by the coding sequence ATGGGCTCCGCGAACGGCAGACACCGTCGCCCTCGTCAGGCACCCGCCATCGTCGTCGCCGCAGGCGTCACCGGCTCGGCCATCGCCATCCCGCTGCTCGGTGCGGCCGGTGTGCACGCGGCCGACGCCGCGACCTGGGACCGGGTCGCCGAGTGCGAGAGCGGCGGCATGTGGAGTGCCGACCTCGGCAACGGCTTCTACGGCGGTCTCCAGTTCTCGCAGGACACCTGGAAGTCGTACGGCGGCGAGGCGTACGCCTCGCGTGCCGACCTCGCCAGCCGCTCGCAGCAGATAGCGGTCGCCGAGAAGGTCCTCGACGACCAGGGGCCACGGGCGTGGCCCAGCTGTGCGGTGATCTCCGGGCTCACGGTGGACGGGACGCTGCCGGGTGTCGACCCGGGAGGCCTGCTGTCGGCCGACCCGACGCAGAGCGCGGACCCGTCCGACGAGGCGTCGGACGAGGCGAGCCCGTCGGGCGGGTCGAAGTCGGCGTCCGCCAAGTCGTCGGAGAAGGCGTCCGGCAAGGCGTCCGGCAAGGCGTCGGGCAAGGCGTCGAGCGAGTCGTCATCCGATGTGTCGGATACGTCCGGTTCGGCCGACTCGTCCCTCTCCTCCGGTTCTTCCGGCAGTGAGGCGGGCGGTAAGCACCGTGGCGCGCCCGCCCCGGAGGTGAGCCAGGGTGCGGGAACGGGCGGCGATCGCGACTCGGGTCGCCATGCTTCCCGCGGTAACAGTGACGGACGCGACACGCGCGGCTCGGCCGCTGACGGCACATACACCGTTCGGCCGGGCGACAACCTCTGGGCGATTGCTGATGCACAGAAGGTTCATGGCGGATGGCCGGCGCTCTACGAGGCCAACAAGAGTGCTGTCGGCGATGACCCGGATCTCATTCTCCCTGGCCAGAGCCTCGATCTCGGTGTGAAGGCGGAGTAG
- a CDS encoding transglycosylase family protein, with protein MLLNSKGKHRRPSKAVRVATLAGVAGAAIAAPLMGATGASAASVATWDAVAQCESGGNWSINTGNGYYGGLQFSQSSWAAAGGTQYAPRADLATKAQQIATAEKLLDMQGPGAWGCAGAGNLTNDGVDPGVDTGSAAAKPAAPKPAEHTEAPTASRSDRGTAPAAAKTVTTPTGQKVAKGDGEYKVKAGDSLSKIAEAHEVKGGWHQLFKLNKNIVKDADLIFPGQQLHLTK; from the coding sequence ATGCTGCTGAACAGCAAGGGCAAGCACCGCCGCCCGTCCAAGGCCGTCCGTGTGGCCACGCTCGCCGGTGTCGCCGGTGCCGCCATCGCCGCTCCCCTGATGGGTGCCACGGGCGCCTCCGCCGCCTCCGTCGCCACGTGGGACGCCGTCGCCCAGTGCGAGTCCGGTGGCAACTGGTCCATCAACACCGGCAACGGCTACTACGGCGGCCTGCAGTTCTCGCAGTCCAGCTGGGCCGCCGCCGGTGGCACGCAGTACGCCCCGCGGGCCGACCTGGCCACCAAGGCCCAGCAGATCGCCACCGCCGAGAAGCTCCTCGACATGCAGGGTCCGGGTGCCTGGGGCTGCGCCGGCGCCGGCAACCTGACCAACGACGGTGTCGACCCGGGTGTCGACACCGGCTCCGCCGCCGCGAAGCCGGCCGCGCCGAAGCCGGCCGAGCACACCGAGGCCCCCACCGCCTCCCGCTCGGACCGTGGCACCGCCCCCGCGGCCGCGAAGACCGTCACGACGCCGACCGGCCAGAAGGTCGCGAAGGGCGACGGCGAGTACAAGGTGAAGGCCGGTGACTCGCTCAGCAAGATCGCCGAGGCGCACGAGGTGAAGGGCGGCTGGCACCAGCTGTTCAAGCTGAACAAGAACATCGTCAAGGACGCCGACCTGATCTTCCCGGGTCAGCAGCTCCACCTGACGAAGTAG